The sequence ATGAATAGCGCTATTCTCCCTGAATATTTCTTAAATAgtcatatttaaatttaaatgattgttttataaaaacatgttttttatttgaaaatatattaaaataatattttttttattttttaaaatttatattttacatcaacacattaaaataataataaaaaaaaaacactatggtaTTAAGAATTGATTAACTTGGGAGCTTTGACTGACATGGTAACCGAGCTCGCCCTTTAATTAGTTATATCTGCCAAAGATGTGTTGGAGCTTTTACTTAGCGGTGCAGAActaattaagcccttaattacCAGTTGCCTCAGATTAACCTTGCCTCTTACACCATCAGATAATATAGCTGGCTTGTTTACTGATTCCCTACGCGTGCGTGGGGCAGAGAGATTTCCCACCGTGTAGACATTAAACCATTACGAGGTTTCCTCTAAATAAGGAGCAAAGCTCTATTTTTGTCTCCCCTCAGCAAGCTTGATTCGTCTATAAATTCATCGAGAGAGCATGGAGTGTCAGGGAGAGGAAAAACATTTCGCCTGGTGCGAAAGTTtcagatttcttttttcttgtcataTTACCCTCCTCGATCGATTGCAATGGCGAATGTGTTCAGGTCTCTTGTTATTCTCCCTCTCTTGTTTGTTGCGAGCTATGCCCAATTTTGGCTGAGGCCAGATGCCTTCGAACTGttcaacaagaagaagatattAGGCCCCCATGAGCTGTTTAATAACCCTTTTGGAGATGCTCAAGATTACTTGAGGAAGAAGATCGAAAACGATTTCGGGACCGAGCCACTGCCACAATCCGCTAACCCTTCTCATCCTAATTTTTTTGGTCTCCCTAATGAGCCTAAAGGGTCATGGCAGCTGGTTTCTGTGAATTCTGGAGTTTCAGCCATGCATGCAATCTTGCTTCCAGAAGTTGACAAGGTCTTAATGTATGACGCTACTATTTGGAAGAAATCAGAAATCCGGTTGCCTGCTGGCCATTGCCGTCTTCTTAACGAAACTTCAGGTGAAAAGGATTGCTTTTGTCATTCAGTTCTGTTTGACATTGCCACCACGGCGATAACACCTCTACAGGTATTCATCCTGATTAACCGATTAATGCTTGCGTctgtgtgtgtgcgtgtgtaaTTCTCTAGATTCTACCTGAGTAATTAATTCTATCTTTCATGTTCTTGGattctttcatgtttttggATTAAACCTCTCAATTTAATTTGCTAGATCAATCGCTCTCTTTCCTAGCTAGCCAGCTAACAGTTTGAGGTTATTCCTTTTTCATGACAGCTTCACACAGATACATGGTGTTCATCAGGAGGTCTTTCCATTGATGGAAACCTGGTGGGCACTGGCGGTTTCCAGGGAGGTGCCAAGACTGTTAGATATCTGGAGACATGTAAAGGGTGTAATTGGAGAGAATTCCCAACTGCACTTGCTGATCGTagatggtatatatatatatatataagatatatttactctatttttcttctcatgATGAACAATCATTTTAGATTCTTCTGTTCTTGCAAGCATAGTTTATATAAGCTACAACAAGCTGACACTGTACTTTTTGCTCCTTGTCAATTAAGGTACTCAACACAAGCGGAACTACCTGATGGTGGATTCATCGTGGTTGGTGGTCGCGACGCTTTCAGCTACGAGTACATTCCACGAGAAGGACGCTCCAATGCCAAGTCCTACTTCTTTGACTTCCTGAAGAAAACCAGCGATAAGGATGAGAACAATTTGTATCCTTTTGTCCACCTTTCTACCGATGGCAACCTCTTCATCTTTGCCAATGATCGTGCCGTCCTGCTCGATCCCAAGTCCAACAAGGTTGTCCGTGAGTTCCCAGCCCTTCCAGGTGGCCACCGCAACTACCCTGCCACCGGGATGTCTGTGCTGCTCCCAATAAAACTACACTCGAAGAATAATATTGTCATCCCGGCTGAAGTCATGGTTTGTGGAGGCTCCGGACACAGAGATGCATATACCCAAGCTAGCAAAGATATATTCTACACTGCACTCGAAGACTGTGGAAGAATCAGAATTACAGATAAAAAGCCTGCCTGGAAGAGAGAAGTCATGCCATCACCCCGTGTCATGGGTGACATGATGATCCTTCCCACAGGGGATGTCCTCCTGCTCAACGGTGCCCGGAGAGGATGCTCAGGATGGGGTTTTGCCAGAGAACCAAATTTGGGCCCTGCAATATATCATCCCAAAGCCAAGCTAGGCAACAGGTTTAGGGAACTAACAGCCTCTACGATTCCAAGAATGTACCATTCATCATCTGTGGTACTGCCAGACGGTAAAATCCTTGTAGCTGGTAGCAACACGAACAATGGCTACGTTTATAACGCCATGTTCCCCACTGAACTAAGGGTTGAGAAATTCTCGCCACCTTACTTGGATCCATCAGTGATACGGCGTAGACCTGTGATTATAGCTGATAAAGCCCCAAAGCAGATTGGTTATAATAACTTGTTCAAGCTCCATATCAAATCAAAAGCATTGAAAGTAGAGAAGACAGACATCAAGGTAACAATGTACGCTCCTGCTTTTACCACTCATGGGGTGTCAATGAATCAAAGACTCCTCGACTTGGGTTTGGAAGATTTGATTACTGAAAATGCATTCCTAGGGATCCACAGTATCACAGCCGTGTCACCACCGAGCGGTAAGGTTGCTCCTCCTGGGTATTACATGCTCTTTGTTGTTCATCAAGGAGTACCCAGTGTCTCCTCATGGGTGCAGATCAAGTGAAGCTGAAGCTGACTCCCTCCGTTATAAAGTGTCCTTTAATTTTGGGCTGGTAGATGAACTTGATTTTGTTCAGAGTTTCACATGAAGGATATATACCAGAGGGGCATGAACTAACCAATCTGATACCTcacttttgaaataaaattcttttattcGTTTCACTTTTTCAGTTTCTTATTTGTTCTTTTCCTGAATGGTATCATATCCGTAGTCAAATCCATCCAATAAAACGAGTTCTATGCCCACCATACATATGGTGCTGTATATCCCTTCTACACTTTTCAATTTTCACCCTTGCTTTTTCACAAATAAACAGAGCAATGACAGGAATCCAGCAAGCATAATATATATTGCAAACTCGATATAAAGTACTTAATTAAATACACTTTAGACCGTGTGGTTTGTGCTCAGAGAAGCTGGGCTCAAGGCTAGAAGGCTAGAACTAGCATTTCGCGTTTCTCATGGGTGTGGACGTGCACATCACAGCTAGGCTGACCTGGCTAGCTCTCCTCCTTGTGTGCACCGATTAGTCTCACGCACGATGCTTGCCTGGTCCTAGTGCAACCGCGTCCCAGCTGCAGAGTCCGTCAACCCATTTACCTGACTTCCATTTTCACATACTCTCTCCTGACATCAACATTTCCTGACACCATCAGAATCATTGAAAGCATATATATCTTCGTGCACAGagacaataaaattatatagcTGTCCGAACTTTTCAGACTGAGATATAGTTGTACAGGTAGCAACTATTGTGGGTCTTAATCTTACAGCGTTTTTTTGCGGACAAATCgctgtttattaaaaatttaatattttttctttttaaataaacttgtttttaatgtttttatatcgttatgagttgaaaataaattgtcaaatataaaaaaaccaatattttaatatatttacaaataaaaaacgtacagaaaaaaaaaaaatagtattctGCCATTCTGGCTGCCCAAGTCGCAGGTGATGCACATCGACCTCGTGGGGAGCACAACTTATAACTAGACAGACTTCCATTCACCTAGACAGTATTTCTTTGAACTAATACAAAATGTGAACGCCAACCACCATGGAAACTACATAAAAAATCACCAAACAGAAACTTTTCTGAGCAGGGAACATCCGCAAGTTAGAGGCTTTATAAAGCTATTGAAGGGCTATTGCAAAAGCATCCCACTTCAACTCCTAGGATTTTCTAAACTCGAAGAAACTTCTGCATTGGGGTTGAAATGGCAAGTTTACGAGCTTTCCTGGTAGCTCTATTCATCTTTGCAGTGGCATTTGATCCAAGTTCAGTTAATGCCAAATTCTCCAAGAGCATGTATTTCTATTGGGGTGCCCATAATTCGGCAATACTTGGCGATGGCGACGATCTTCAACTTGTCTTGAATCAGGCGTCGGGTGATTATTTGCTTACTATCCATCcaattattggttttttatgtAAACTAATCACGTAGATGGAAATCATTAATTATCAGTTTTGTGTAAATCTATCATCTTTGGATTTCAGGCTCTGGTGTTAAATCGAAGCGTCCGTTCCTATTTGGAAGCATTCAAATGTTAATTAAGCTAGTACCTGGGAACTCAGCTGGAACTGTCACTGCCTATTACGTAAGTGCAAAAATTTCACCCAACATACATGGCTCTGTTTAACATAAGCACTGCTCATTATTTCAAGCTTTAAAAATTCGTTTGTTCTCTCATAATTGAGACTTATAGGAGATACATGAAGAAACATGAGCAAGAACAGCTAAATAGGAAGATCTAGTTACGGCCAATCATATTAATACCTCATTTGAATATCTCTAAGATTAACAGCAATTATAGATCAGCATCTAAATGAAGTTCTTAAAGCAAAAAACTTTATAATGGAATATCGACACATGAAAATTACTAAATAATGAAACTCCGTGGTGATGAATTTGCGCAGGTATCCTCTTCTGGGGACACACATGACGAAATAGACTTTGAGTTCTTAGGGAATACATCAGGACAGCCATACACCATACACACAAACATCTATACTCAAGGAAATGGAAGCAGGGAACAGCAATTCCGCCCCTGGTTTGACCCAACTGCAGATTTCCATAATTACACTATACATTGGAACCCTACTGAAGTTGTGTAAGTTCGCTGACCATTTCTGTTTTTCTATAACGTTGGCCTTATCTGTCGATGGCTTACAGAAGTATGATCAAATATTCACTATTCacgaaacaaaattattaatgatgatgatataaaaaggaaagaaatgggGTAAGAAAAGAAACCAGCATGACTCGACATTCAGATTATGCTGCACAGCACTTCAAGTAGATTACCAAAATGTGCACTTTTTTTCTCCAAACATAACTTAAATAGTCTTCCTGAAGCTTTTGCTAAACTTTCATTTTCCCAGCTTACTTCACTACACCCACCAAACCAGCTATCTAATTCCTAGATAATCCAGAAGCCTAATGTTACCTAACTTGATATTTATCACTGCAATTCAGGTGGTACATTGATAATGTACCAATCCGCGTATTCCGTAACTATGAAAATGAGGGGATTGCTTACCCAAACAAACAGGGAATGAGGGTTTACTCCAGCTTGTGGAATGCTGATAACTGGGCAACTCAAGGTGGGCGAGTTAAGATTGATTGGACAGTGGCACCCTTCATAGCAAGATACCGCAATTTTAGGGCAAGGGCTTGCAAGTGGAATGGACTAGTTAGCATAAATCAATGTGCTGCCAACACCCCAGCTAACTGGTGGACATCCCCCGCCTATAGCAAGTTGAGCGATGCCCGATTGGGTCAAATGAAGTGGGTCAGAGACAACTACATGATCTACAACTACTGCAATGACACTAAGAGATTCAATGGACAAATGCCACCTGAATGTTTTAAGGCACAGTTCTAAAATGGAGCAAGGATATTCATCTCGGAAACTTCAGTTCCTTTTCGTGCCACCAGCATTCAActgcaatataattttttctttaaacatattgattttgttattcGTTTTTTGCATCCGTGTTTCATGCTATTCCAGATTTCATTGTTTCCATCCAATGTAACGATTGATTTTGAACATTATGCCCCCTATATATGATATAaagtttgatatattaattgtaGAGTGTGAAATATTTCAAACAGGACAACATTAATGTAAGAACACCAAATAAATCGAAAATCATGTAACACAGCAAAGCCAAACACCAATGACGATAGAACCTGTGCCCAGCAAAGCGAAGTCGACTCGGGTATCTTCTCCTAAAAGCATTCCAAACACAGCTGTAGCAGCAAATGTTGTAGCATTGGTGACTGGGACAGCCAGAGATATGGGGGTGTCACTTAAGATGGCGAAGAAGATAGCAGAGGCAGAGAGATTAAGCAAGAAAGGGAGAGAATATTGCCAGAATAAGAGAAGGCTGAGCCAGCTTTTGAGTGAAGAGAGGAGTTTCTGGTGGAATTTTGGAGGAGAcgaaagggaagaagaagaagaagattttagg is a genomic window of Populus alba chromosome 18, ASM523922v2, whole genome shotgun sequence containing:
- the LOC118051638 gene encoding aldehyde oxidase GLOX1, which gives rise to MANVFRSLVILPLLFVASYAQFWLRPDAFELFNKKKILGPHELFNNPFGDAQDYLRKKIENDFGTEPLPQSANPSHPNFFGLPNEPKGSWQLVSVNSGVSAMHAILLPEVDKVLMYDATIWKKSEIRLPAGHCRLLNETSGEKDCFCHSVLFDIATTAITPLQLHTDTWCSSGGLSIDGNLVGTGGFQGGAKTVRYLETCKGCNWREFPTALADRRWYSTQAELPDGGFIVVGGRDAFSYEYIPREGRSNAKSYFFDFLKKTSDKDENNLYPFVHLSTDGNLFIFANDRAVLLDPKSNKVVREFPALPGGHRNYPATGMSVLLPIKLHSKNNIVIPAEVMVCGGSGHRDAYTQASKDIFYTALEDCGRIRITDKKPAWKREVMPSPRVMGDMMILPTGDVLLLNGARRGCSGWGFAREPNLGPAIYHPKAKLGNRFRELTASTIPRMYHSSSVVLPDGKILVAGSNTNNGYVYNAMFPTELRVEKFSPPYLDPSVIRRRPVIIADKAPKQIGYNNLFKLHIKSKALKVEKTDIKVTMYAPAFTTHGVSMNQRLLDLGLEDLITENAFLGIHSITAVSPPSGKVAPPGYYMLFVVHQGVPSVSSWVQIK
- the LOC118051680 gene encoding probable xyloglucan endotransglucosylase/hydrolase protein 26, yielding MASLRAFLVALFIFAVAFDPSSVNAKFSKSMYFYWGAHNSAILGDGDDLQLVLNQASGSGVKSKRPFLFGSIQMLIKLVPGNSAGTVTAYYVSSSGDTHDEIDFEFLGNTSGQPYTIHTNIYTQGNGSREQQFRPWFDPTADFHNYTIHWNPTEVVWYIDNVPIRVFRNYENEGIAYPNKQGMRVYSSLWNADNWATQGGRVKIDWTVAPFIARYRNFRARACKWNGLVSINQCAANTPANWWTSPAYSKLSDARLGQMKWVRDNYMIYNYCNDTKRFNGQMPPECFKAQF
- the LOC118051639 gene encoding uncharacterized protein, with the protein product MGGGDREKMITIGLVWGATNALIRRGALLWDHQSLKSSSSSSLSSPPKFHQKLLSSLKSWLSLLLFWQYSLPFLLNLSASAIFFAILSDTPISLAVPVTNATTFAATAVFGMLLGEDTRVDFALLGTGSIVIGVWLCCVT